A single window of Myxocyprinus asiaticus isolate MX2 ecotype Aquarium Trade chromosome 34, UBuf_Myxa_2, whole genome shotgun sequence DNA harbors:
- the LOC127425412 gene encoding upstream-binding protein 1-like isoform X4: MAWVLKMDDATIESGLVHDFDASLSGIGQELGAGAYSMSDVLALPIFKQEDVSVPVESDSKNPPFQYVLCAATSPAVKLHEETLTYLNQGQSYEIRLLDNRKIGEMPDLNKTVKSIVRVVFHDRRLQFMEQQQLEGWKWNRPGDRLLDIDIPMSVGITEPHTHASQLNAAEFLWDLSKRASVFVQVHCISTEFTPRKHGGEKGVPFRIQIDTFKQNESGEYTEHLHSASCQIKVFKPKGADRKQKTDREKMEKRTAQEKEKYQLSYDTTILSETRLEPVIEEAVEHELKKSSKRTLPADCGDSIAKSKRGSCSPWSDNAYVSPNTAATPTFTSSTHTYSTGSTVPDSESSSPNHQGDPGTLMSMESLSPTASIQETQKWLLMNRFNSYSRIFTHFSGSDLLKLTREDLVQICGAADGIRLYNALKSRAVHPRLTVYVSLEASQCESPLLEKCGHSKNGEHSSQTSIHVYHALYLDEMTACELTRKISSVLSLPLTHINQVYKQGPTGIHILLSDQMVYNFPDESSFIVSTIQDDTSDGFHLVLK, translated from the exons ATGGCGTGGGTGCTGAAGATGGACGATGCTACCATAGAGTCTGGGCTTGTGCACGACTTTGATGCCAGTTTATCTGGCATCGGTCAAGAGCTCGGGGCTGGCGCGTACAGCATGAG TGATGTATTGGCTCTGCCCATCTTTAAGCAGGAAGATGTTAGTGTTCCTGTGGAGTCTGACTCCAAGAATCCTCCGTTTCAGTATGTGCTGTGTGCCGCCACGTCCCCTGCTGTTAAACTGCATGAAGAGACGCTCACCTACCTAAACCAAG GCCAGTCTTATGAGATCCGGTTGCTTGATAACAGGAAAATAGGGGAGATGCCAGACCTCAACAAGACTGTGAAG AGTATAGTTAGGGTGGTTTTCCATGACCGAAGGCTTCAGTTCATGGAGCAACAGCAGCTGGAGGGTTGGAAATGGAATCGGCCCGGTGACCGTCTTCTTGACATCG ATATCCCCATGTCAGTTGGCATCACAGAGCCCCACACACACGCCTCCCAGCTCAACGCTGCAGAGTTCCTGTGGGATCTCTCCAAAAGAGCATCTGTGTTTGTGCAG GTTCATTGCATCAGTACAGAGTTTACCCCACGAAAACACGGTGGAGAGAAAGGAGTTCCATTCCGTATCCAGATTGACACCTTTAAGcaaaatgaaagtggagaatATACGGAGCACCTGCACTCCGCCAGCTGCCAGATCAAAGTCTTTAAG CCAAAGGGAGCAGACAGAAAGCAGAAAACAGACAGGGAGAAGATGGAGAAACGGACCGCacaagagaaagagaaatatCAACTTTCCTATGACACCACCATTTTGTCAGAG acTCGGTTGGAGCCTGTGATTGAGGAGGCTGTGGAACATGAGCTTAAAAAATCAAGCAAACGTACACTTCCTGCAGACTGCGGCGATTCCATCGCCAAAAGTAAACGAGGAAGT TGCTCTCCATGGTCAGATAATGCATACGTCAGTCCCAATACAGCAGCTACTCCAACCTTCACctccagcacacacacatacagcactggCAGCACAGTACCTGACAg TGAGTCATCCTCACCTAACCACCAAGGGGATCCTGGTACCCTCATGTCTATGGAG TCTTTGAGTCCCACAGCCTCAATACAGGAGACACAGAAGTGGCTCCTTATGAACAGATTCAACTCGTACAGTCGTATTTTCACCCATTTCTCAG GTTCTGATCTACTGAAATTAACTCGGGAGGATTTAGTCCAAATTTGTGGTGCAGCTGATGGAATCCGACTTTACAATGCACTGAAATCAAG AGCAGTGCATCCCAGACTCACAGTCTATGTCTCCCTGGAGGCTTCTCAGTGCGAGAGCCCTCTTCTGGAGAAATGTGGCCACAGcaaaaatggagaacacagcagTCAAACATCCATACATG tttACCATGCTCTTTACCTTGATGAGATGACCGCTTGTGAGCTCACCAGGAAAATCTCCAGTGTCTTGTCCCTGCCACTCACCCACATTAACCAAGTGTACAAACAGGGGCCCACAGGGATACATATACTACTCAGTGACCAG ATGGTTTATAATTTCCCTGATGAGAGCAGTTTCATTGTCAGCACAATCCAAG ATGACACAAGCGATGGATTTCACCTTGTCCTGAAGTAG
- the LOC127425412 gene encoding upstream-binding protein 1-like isoform X2, which produces MAWVLKMDDATIESGLVHDFDASLSGIGQELGAGAYSMSTLQFCSSHGHPKASGQCSHWSSVYIIDVLALPIFKQEDVSVPVESDSKNPPFQYVLCAATSPAVKLHEETLTYLNQGQSYEIRLLDNRKIGEMPDLNKTVKSIVRVVFHDRRLQFMEQQQLEGWKWNRPGDRLLDIDIPMSVGITEPHTHASQLNAAEFLWDLSKRASVFVQVHCISTEFTPRKHGGEKGVPFRIQIDTFKQNESGEYTEHLHSASCQIKVFKPKGADRKQKTDREKMEKRTAQEKEKYQLSYDTTILSETRLEPVIEEAVEHELKKSSKRTLPADCGDSIAKSKRGSCSPWSDNAYVSPNTAATPTFTSSTHTYSTGSTVPDSESSSPNHQGDPGTLMSMESLSPTASIQETQKWLLMNRFNSYSRIFTHFSGSDLLKLTREDLVQICGAADGIRLYNALKSRAVHPRLTVYVSLEASQCESPLLEKCGHSKNGEHSSQTSIHVYHALYLDEMTACELTRKISSVLSLPLTHINQVYKQGPTGIHILLSDQMVYNFPDESSFIVSTIQDDTSDGFHLVLK; this is translated from the exons ATGGCGTGGGTGCTGAAGATGGACGATGCTACCATAGAGTCTGGGCTTGTGCACGACTTTGATGCCAGTTTATCTGGCATCGGTCAAGAGCTCGGGGCTGGCGCGTACAGCATGAG CACCCTGCAGTTCTGCAGTTCACATGGTCATCCAAAGGCATCCGGACAGTGTTCACACTGGAGTAGTGTTTATATTAT TGATGTATTGGCTCTGCCCATCTTTAAGCAGGAAGATGTTAGTGTTCCTGTGGAGTCTGACTCCAAGAATCCTCCGTTTCAGTATGTGCTGTGTGCCGCCACGTCCCCTGCTGTTAAACTGCATGAAGAGACGCTCACCTACCTAAACCAAG GCCAGTCTTATGAGATCCGGTTGCTTGATAACAGGAAAATAGGGGAGATGCCAGACCTCAACAAGACTGTGAAG AGTATAGTTAGGGTGGTTTTCCATGACCGAAGGCTTCAGTTCATGGAGCAACAGCAGCTGGAGGGTTGGAAATGGAATCGGCCCGGTGACCGTCTTCTTGACATCG ATATCCCCATGTCAGTTGGCATCACAGAGCCCCACACACACGCCTCCCAGCTCAACGCTGCAGAGTTCCTGTGGGATCTCTCCAAAAGAGCATCTGTGTTTGTGCAG GTTCATTGCATCAGTACAGAGTTTACCCCACGAAAACACGGTGGAGAGAAAGGAGTTCCATTCCGTATCCAGATTGACACCTTTAAGcaaaatgaaagtggagaatATACGGAGCACCTGCACTCCGCCAGCTGCCAGATCAAAGTCTTTAAG CCAAAGGGAGCAGACAGAAAGCAGAAAACAGACAGGGAGAAGATGGAGAAACGGACCGCacaagagaaagagaaatatCAACTTTCCTATGACACCACCATTTTGTCAGAG acTCGGTTGGAGCCTGTGATTGAGGAGGCTGTGGAACATGAGCTTAAAAAATCAAGCAAACGTACACTTCCTGCAGACTGCGGCGATTCCATCGCCAAAAGTAAACGAGGAAGT TGCTCTCCATGGTCAGATAATGCATACGTCAGTCCCAATACAGCAGCTACTCCAACCTTCACctccagcacacacacatacagcactggCAGCACAGTACCTGACAg TGAGTCATCCTCACCTAACCACCAAGGGGATCCTGGTACCCTCATGTCTATGGAG TCTTTGAGTCCCACAGCCTCAATACAGGAGACACAGAAGTGGCTCCTTATGAACAGATTCAACTCGTACAGTCGTATTTTCACCCATTTCTCAG GTTCTGATCTACTGAAATTAACTCGGGAGGATTTAGTCCAAATTTGTGGTGCAGCTGATGGAATCCGACTTTACAATGCACTGAAATCAAG AGCAGTGCATCCCAGACTCACAGTCTATGTCTCCCTGGAGGCTTCTCAGTGCGAGAGCCCTCTTCTGGAGAAATGTGGCCACAGcaaaaatggagaacacagcagTCAAACATCCATACATG tttACCATGCTCTTTACCTTGATGAGATGACCGCTTGTGAGCTCACCAGGAAAATCTCCAGTGTCTTGTCCCTGCCACTCACCCACATTAACCAAGTGTACAAACAGGGGCCCACAGGGATACATATACTACTCAGTGACCAG ATGGTTTATAATTTCCCTGATGAGAGCAGTTTCATTGTCAGCACAATCCAAG ATGACACAAGCGATGGATTTCACCTTGTCCTGAAGTAG
- the LOC127425412 gene encoding upstream-binding protein 1-like isoform X1: MAWVLKMDDATIESGLVHDFDASLSGIGQELGAGAYSMSTLQFCSSHGHPKASGQCSHWSSVYIIDVLALPIFKQEDVSVPVESDSKNPPFQYVLCAATSPAVKLHEETLTYLNQGQSYEIRLLDNRKIGEMPDLNKTVKSIVRVVFHDRRLQFMEQQQLEGWKWNRPGDRLLDIDIPMSVGITEPHTHASQLNAAEFLWDLSKRASVFVQVHCISTEFTPRKHGGEKGVPFRIQIDTFKQNESGEYTEHLHSASCQIKVFKPKGADRKQKTDREKMEKRTAQEKEKYQLSYDTTILSESHVTKQHGSDHSGVCLGETPTKLHLTRLEPVIEEAVEHELKKSSKRTLPADCGDSIAKSKRGSCSPWSDNAYVSPNTAATPTFTSSTHTYSTGSTVPDSESSSPNHQGDPGTLMSMESLSPTASIQETQKWLLMNRFNSYSRIFTHFSGSDLLKLTREDLVQICGAADGIRLYNALKSRAVHPRLTVYVSLEASQCESPLLEKCGHSKNGEHSSQTSIHVYHALYLDEMTACELTRKISSVLSLPLTHINQVYKQGPTGIHILLSDQMVYNFPDESSFIVSTIQDDTSDGFHLVLK, encoded by the exons ATGGCGTGGGTGCTGAAGATGGACGATGCTACCATAGAGTCTGGGCTTGTGCACGACTTTGATGCCAGTTTATCTGGCATCGGTCAAGAGCTCGGGGCTGGCGCGTACAGCATGAG CACCCTGCAGTTCTGCAGTTCACATGGTCATCCAAAGGCATCCGGACAGTGTTCACACTGGAGTAGTGTTTATATTAT TGATGTATTGGCTCTGCCCATCTTTAAGCAGGAAGATGTTAGTGTTCCTGTGGAGTCTGACTCCAAGAATCCTCCGTTTCAGTATGTGCTGTGTGCCGCCACGTCCCCTGCTGTTAAACTGCATGAAGAGACGCTCACCTACCTAAACCAAG GCCAGTCTTATGAGATCCGGTTGCTTGATAACAGGAAAATAGGGGAGATGCCAGACCTCAACAAGACTGTGAAG AGTATAGTTAGGGTGGTTTTCCATGACCGAAGGCTTCAGTTCATGGAGCAACAGCAGCTGGAGGGTTGGAAATGGAATCGGCCCGGTGACCGTCTTCTTGACATCG ATATCCCCATGTCAGTTGGCATCACAGAGCCCCACACACACGCCTCCCAGCTCAACGCTGCAGAGTTCCTGTGGGATCTCTCCAAAAGAGCATCTGTGTTTGTGCAG GTTCATTGCATCAGTACAGAGTTTACCCCACGAAAACACGGTGGAGAGAAAGGAGTTCCATTCCGTATCCAGATTGACACCTTTAAGcaaaatgaaagtggagaatATACGGAGCACCTGCACTCCGCCAGCTGCCAGATCAAAGTCTTTAAG CCAAAGGGAGCAGACAGAAAGCAGAAAACAGACAGGGAGAAGATGGAGAAACGGACCGCacaagagaaagagaaatatCAACTTTCCTATGACACCACCATTTTGTCAGAG agtcatgtgactaaacaacatggctccgatcacagcggagtttgtctggGGGagacaccaacaaaactacatctg acTCGGTTGGAGCCTGTGATTGAGGAGGCTGTGGAACATGAGCTTAAAAAATCAAGCAAACGTACACTTCCTGCAGACTGCGGCGATTCCATCGCCAAAAGTAAACGAGGAAGT TGCTCTCCATGGTCAGATAATGCATACGTCAGTCCCAATACAGCAGCTACTCCAACCTTCACctccagcacacacacatacagcactggCAGCACAGTACCTGACAg TGAGTCATCCTCACCTAACCACCAAGGGGATCCTGGTACCCTCATGTCTATGGAG TCTTTGAGTCCCACAGCCTCAATACAGGAGACACAGAAGTGGCTCCTTATGAACAGATTCAACTCGTACAGTCGTATTTTCACCCATTTCTCAG GTTCTGATCTACTGAAATTAACTCGGGAGGATTTAGTCCAAATTTGTGGTGCAGCTGATGGAATCCGACTTTACAATGCACTGAAATCAAG AGCAGTGCATCCCAGACTCACAGTCTATGTCTCCCTGGAGGCTTCTCAGTGCGAGAGCCCTCTTCTGGAGAAATGTGGCCACAGcaaaaatggagaacacagcagTCAAACATCCATACATG tttACCATGCTCTTTACCTTGATGAGATGACCGCTTGTGAGCTCACCAGGAAAATCTCCAGTGTCTTGTCCCTGCCACTCACCCACATTAACCAAGTGTACAAACAGGGGCCCACAGGGATACATATACTACTCAGTGACCAG ATGGTTTATAATTTCCCTGATGAGAGCAGTTTCATTGTCAGCACAATCCAAG ATGACACAAGCGATGGATTTCACCTTGTCCTGAAGTAG
- the LOC127425412 gene encoding upstream-binding protein 1-like isoform X3, with the protein MAWVLKMDDATIESGLVHDFDASLSGIGQELGAGAYSMSDVLALPIFKQEDVSVPVESDSKNPPFQYVLCAATSPAVKLHEETLTYLNQGQSYEIRLLDNRKIGEMPDLNKTVKSIVRVVFHDRRLQFMEQQQLEGWKWNRPGDRLLDIDIPMSVGITEPHTHASQLNAAEFLWDLSKRASVFVQVHCISTEFTPRKHGGEKGVPFRIQIDTFKQNESGEYTEHLHSASCQIKVFKPKGADRKQKTDREKMEKRTAQEKEKYQLSYDTTILSESHVTKQHGSDHSGVCLGETPTKLHLTRLEPVIEEAVEHELKKSSKRTLPADCGDSIAKSKRGSCSPWSDNAYVSPNTAATPTFTSSTHTYSTGSTVPDSESSSPNHQGDPGTLMSMESLSPTASIQETQKWLLMNRFNSYSRIFTHFSGSDLLKLTREDLVQICGAADGIRLYNALKSRAVHPRLTVYVSLEASQCESPLLEKCGHSKNGEHSSQTSIHVYHALYLDEMTACELTRKISSVLSLPLTHINQVYKQGPTGIHILLSDQMVYNFPDESSFIVSTIQDDTSDGFHLVLK; encoded by the exons ATGGCGTGGGTGCTGAAGATGGACGATGCTACCATAGAGTCTGGGCTTGTGCACGACTTTGATGCCAGTTTATCTGGCATCGGTCAAGAGCTCGGGGCTGGCGCGTACAGCATGAG TGATGTATTGGCTCTGCCCATCTTTAAGCAGGAAGATGTTAGTGTTCCTGTGGAGTCTGACTCCAAGAATCCTCCGTTTCAGTATGTGCTGTGTGCCGCCACGTCCCCTGCTGTTAAACTGCATGAAGAGACGCTCACCTACCTAAACCAAG GCCAGTCTTATGAGATCCGGTTGCTTGATAACAGGAAAATAGGGGAGATGCCAGACCTCAACAAGACTGTGAAG AGTATAGTTAGGGTGGTTTTCCATGACCGAAGGCTTCAGTTCATGGAGCAACAGCAGCTGGAGGGTTGGAAATGGAATCGGCCCGGTGACCGTCTTCTTGACATCG ATATCCCCATGTCAGTTGGCATCACAGAGCCCCACACACACGCCTCCCAGCTCAACGCTGCAGAGTTCCTGTGGGATCTCTCCAAAAGAGCATCTGTGTTTGTGCAG GTTCATTGCATCAGTACAGAGTTTACCCCACGAAAACACGGTGGAGAGAAAGGAGTTCCATTCCGTATCCAGATTGACACCTTTAAGcaaaatgaaagtggagaatATACGGAGCACCTGCACTCCGCCAGCTGCCAGATCAAAGTCTTTAAG CCAAAGGGAGCAGACAGAAAGCAGAAAACAGACAGGGAGAAGATGGAGAAACGGACCGCacaagagaaagagaaatatCAACTTTCCTATGACACCACCATTTTGTCAGAG agtcatgtgactaaacaacatggctccgatcacagcggagtttgtctggGGGagacaccaacaaaactacatctg acTCGGTTGGAGCCTGTGATTGAGGAGGCTGTGGAACATGAGCTTAAAAAATCAAGCAAACGTACACTTCCTGCAGACTGCGGCGATTCCATCGCCAAAAGTAAACGAGGAAGT TGCTCTCCATGGTCAGATAATGCATACGTCAGTCCCAATACAGCAGCTACTCCAACCTTCACctccagcacacacacatacagcactggCAGCACAGTACCTGACAg TGAGTCATCCTCACCTAACCACCAAGGGGATCCTGGTACCCTCATGTCTATGGAG TCTTTGAGTCCCACAGCCTCAATACAGGAGACACAGAAGTGGCTCCTTATGAACAGATTCAACTCGTACAGTCGTATTTTCACCCATTTCTCAG GTTCTGATCTACTGAAATTAACTCGGGAGGATTTAGTCCAAATTTGTGGTGCAGCTGATGGAATCCGACTTTACAATGCACTGAAATCAAG AGCAGTGCATCCCAGACTCACAGTCTATGTCTCCCTGGAGGCTTCTCAGTGCGAGAGCCCTCTTCTGGAGAAATGTGGCCACAGcaaaaatggagaacacagcagTCAAACATCCATACATG tttACCATGCTCTTTACCTTGATGAGATGACCGCTTGTGAGCTCACCAGGAAAATCTCCAGTGTCTTGTCCCTGCCACTCACCCACATTAACCAAGTGTACAAACAGGGGCCCACAGGGATACATATACTACTCAGTGACCAG ATGGTTTATAATTTCCCTGATGAGAGCAGTTTCATTGTCAGCACAATCCAAG ATGACACAAGCGATGGATTTCACCTTGTCCTGAAGTAG